The following proteins are co-located in the Pyrobaculum calidifontis JCM 11548 genome:
- a CDS encoding helix-turn-helix domain-containing protein — MALRLTISFKYGDGSVCGEVVGVNMGHVLLADQSLTRVKCEPCEVVAEYGAAVVGGRICGGRAELILIANAYQISRILRELHYRGLQPRVIGRAKYIRDPQLTEDQLKLVELAYRLGYFDDGRKISLKELAAVAGISPSAADRKLRRALRKIVEFYLSRFGRGDLGG; from the coding sequence GTGGCGTTACGGCTCACAATCTCTTTCAAGTATGGAGACGGGTCTGTATGCGGCGAAGTAGTTGGGGTAAACATGGGCCACGTGCTTCTCGCAGATCAGTCTTTGACGAGGGTGAAGTGCGAGCCTTGCGAAGTAGTGGCTGAGTACGGCGCCGCGGTGGTTGGGGGCAGAATATGCGGAGGCAGAGCCGAGCTCATCCTCATCGCAAACGCCTACCAAATCTCCCGGATTTTAAGGGAGTTGCACTACCGGGGGCTACAGCCGAGGGTCATCGGCAGGGCTAAGTACATCAGAGACCCACAGCTCACGGAGGACCAGCTCAAGCTCGTGGAATTGGCCTACCGCCTCGGCTACTTCGACGATGGGAGAAAGATCTCTCTCAAGGAGCTCGCCGCCGTCGCCGGCATATCGCCCTCGGCGGCGGATAGGAAGCTTAGGCGGGCGCTGAGGAAAATTGTGGAATTCTACTTGAGCAGGTTTGGCAGAGGCGACCTCGGCGGCTAG
- a CDS encoding 4Fe-4S dicluster domain-containing protein, whose amino-acid sequence MAAELLKYQRVLIDQDTCISCGACVAACPYQALELDENGKARMIWEMCKDDFSCVAVCPVKCIYKISEAPAEFKAKKGWYRLGKALSPEEQKAFQEWKAKYGVTADPV is encoded by the coding sequence ATGGCCGCGGAACTGTTGAAATACCAAAGGGTATTAATAGACCAAGACACTTGCATCAGTTGCGGCGCCTGTGTCGCCGCATGCCCCTACCAAGCGCTTGAGCTGGACGAAAACGGTAAGGCTAGAATGATCTGGGAGATGTGTAAAGACGACTTCTCCTGCGTCGCTGTATGTCCCGTCAAATGTATATACAAGATAAGCGAGGCACCTGCCGAGTTTAAGGCTAAGAAGGGGTGGTACAGGCTGGGCAAGGCGCTGTCGCCAGAGGAGCAGAAGGCTTTTCAGGAGTGGAAGGCGAAATACGGCGTCACAGCAGACCCAGTATAA
- a CDS encoding 30S ribosomal protein S30e, producing MPSHGSLTKAGKVRNQTPKIPAKPRKNLTPRRRNIRNYKRRVLYASQQAAAAEA from the coding sequence ATGCCGTCTCACGGTTCACTTACCAAGGCTGGAAAAGTGAGGAATCAGACGCCGAAGATACCGGCTAAGCCGAGGAAGAACCTCACGCCGAGGAGGCGCAACATTAGGAACTACAAGAGGAGGGTGCTTTACGCTTCTCAGCAGGCCGCCGCGGCTGAGGCCTAG